The Penicillium oxalicum strain HP7-1 chromosome IV, whole genome shotgun sequence genome contains a region encoding:
- a CDS encoding putative oxidoreductase: MATTVNSTLRLASGYEIPRLGFGVYKTPPEETERCCREALEAGYRHIDSAAAYKNEAGCGSAIHASGIPRDQIFFTSKVINISYDEARATVDTSLALTKLEYIDLMLLHKPMGGSENRKGAWKALVEAVEAGKVRSIGVSNYGVHHLEELQQHIRELEAERGGKGRGGILSVNQVELHPWLARKDIVEWCTSKGVALQAYSPIVRGARFEEPSLQRLAKKYNKTPAQILIRWSLDKGFIPLPKSVTPERIVANADVFDFKLSPEELRDLETEEYSPCAWDPTVRKLDE; encoded by the exons ATGGCTACAACTGTGAATTCGACCCTCAGACTCGCCAGTGGCTATGAGATTCCTCGTCTGGGATTTGGT GTCTACAAGAC TCCGCCCGAAGAAACCGAGCGATGCTGCCGGGAGGCTCTAGAAGCTGGCTATCGCCAT ATCGATTCGGCCGCGGCTTACAAGAACGAGGCGGGATGTGGCAGCGCCATCCATGCCTCGGGGATTCCCCGCGATCAaatcttcttcacctccaAGGTCATCAATATCAGCTATGATGAAGCTCGGGCCACGGTCGACACGAGTCTTGCTCTGACAAAACTCGAGTACATCGACCTCATGCTTCTCCACAAGCCCATGGGTGGCTCTGAGAACCGAAAGGGAGCTTGGAAAGCG CTGGTCGAAGCCGTCGAAGCCGGTAAAGTGCGGTCCATCGGTGTCAGTAATTATGGTGTGCACCATCTTGAGGAACTCCAGCAGCATATCCGCGAGCTGGAGGCGGAACGCGGCGGAAAAGGCAGAGGAGGTATCCTCAGCGTCAATCAAGTCGAGCTTCATCCCTGGCTGGCTCGCAAAGATATTGTGGAGTGGTGCACCTCCAAAGGTGTTGCCCTGCAGGCGTACTCGCCCATTGTGCGAGGTGCCCGGTTTGAAGAGCCATCGCTGCAGAGGCTTGCCAAAAAGTATAACAAGACCCCGGCTCAGATTCTCATTCGTTGGAGTCTGGACAAGGGCTTCATCCCGCTGCCTAAGAGTGTGACACCGGAACGGATCGTGGCCAATGCCGACGTCTTCGATTTCAAGTTGTCTCCTGAAGAGCTCCGGGACTTGGAGACCGAGGAATATAGCCCGTGTGCCTGGGATCCTACGGTGAGGAAGCTTGACGAATGA
- a CDS encoding putative amidase, producing the protein MMLPKVPAFLSGLPLAGLAVASLEHSDDDPLVASQIVTDPYAYDFPRLGASGASLFPMRSCHGFKLEEASVDEMQQRMSNGSLSSVQLLECYLDRIHQTQPYLNAIMQLNPDAYSIAAALDAERAKGHVRGPLHGIPFIVKDNIASKDRLETTAGCWALIGNVVPRDSFVVHGLRKAGALLVGKGSMSEWADMRSNNYSEGYSARNGQCRSAYNFTVNPGGSSTGPGVAVGANLVPIALGTETDGSVINPAQRNAIVGIKPTVGLTSRAGVIPESRHQDTIGTFGKTVRDAVYTLDAIYGVDPRDNYTLAQRGKTPANGYTQFLSNKDALKGAVFGLPWKSFWALGDPVQIAQLEELLTLIESAGATIINGTELPHYKEIVSPTGWNWDYGSARGYPNESEYSYIKVDFYNNLRDYLSEVNNTNIKSLEDVVQYYEDNYGSEGGYPSIHPAFGSGQDGFIASLESKGIMDETYYSALEFCQRTTREEGIDAALQYNNRTLDGLLVPPDVAQSIQIAAQAGYPVITVPAGTSPESGMPYGLAIMNTAFSEPTLIKYASAIEDLQKSSGTEWQRTLPEWRGYLVRNLPVPF; encoded by the exons ATGATGTTGCCCAAGGTCCCGGCCTTCTTGAGCGGACTGCCCCTCGCTGGGCTGGCCGTCGCGTCGTTGGAGCACTCCGACGACGATCCTCTCGTCGCATCCCAGATTGTCACCGATCCGTATGCCTATGATTTCCCCCGGCTGGGCGCCTCCGGCGCCTCGTTATTTCCCATGCGCTCTTGCCATGGATTCAAATTGGAGGAAGCCAGCGTAGACGAGATGCAACAGCGGATGAGCAATGGCTCTCTTTCAAGTGTGCAACTTCTTGAGTGTTATCTGGACCGAATCCATCAGACTCAGCCTTATCTCAA TGCTATCATGCAGCTCAATCCAGACGCGTACTCCATTGCGGCAGCGCTGGACGCGGAGCGTGCCAAGGGCCATGTCCGTGGTCCCCTCCATGGCATTCCTTTTATTGTCAAAGACAACATTGCCTCAAAGGACCGTCTGGAGACCACAGCGGGCTGCTGGGCCTTGATTGGCAATGTGGTGCCTCGCGATTCCTTCGTGGTTCACGGCTTGCGCAAGGCGGGTGCCCTCCTGGTGGGGAAAGGGTCCATGAGTGAATGGGCGGACATGCGCTCCAACAACTACTCCGAAGGCTACTCTGCACGGAACGGACAGTGCCGAAGTGCTTATAACTTTACGGTGAACCCTGGTGGCTCGAGTACCGGCCCTGGTGTCGCCGTCGGTGCCAATCTTGTTCCCATTGCCCTTGGCACTGAGACCGATGGAAGCG TGATCAATCCCGCTCAGCGAAACGCCATCGTGGGCATCAAACCCACGGTCGGTTTGACCTCTCGTGCAGGCGTCATCCCGGAGTCTCGGCACCAAGATACCATCGGCACCTTCGGCAAGACTGTGCGTGATGCTGTCTACACTCTGGATGCCATCTACGGGGTTGACCCTCGAGACAACTACACTCTTGCGCAACGGGGCAAAACCCCGGCGAACGGTTATACCCAGTTCCTGTCTAACAAAGACGCCCTGAAGGGTGCAGTCTTCGGACTACCCTGGAAGTCCTTCTGGGCCTTGGGCGATCCCGTACAGATAGCCCAGTTAGAAGAGCTTCTGACACTGATCGAATCTGCCGGAGCGACGATTATCAACGGCACCGAGCTGCCTCATTACAAAGAGATTGTGTCACCCACGGGCTGGAACTGGGACTACGGCTCAGCCCGTGGTTATCCCAACGAGTCGGAGTACAGCTACATCAAGGTCGACTTCTACAACAACCTTCGTGACTACCTCTCCGAGGTGAACAACACCAACATCAAGTCCCTTGAGGATGTCGTCCAGTACTACGAAGATAATTATGGATCTGAAGGGGGTTACCCATCTATCCACCCTGCCTTTGGCTCTGGCCAAGACGGCTTCATCGCCTCCCTAGAGTCCAAGGGAATCATGGACGAAACATATTACTCTGCGCTGGAATTCTGCCAGCGCACGACGCGTGAGGAGGGAATCGACGCTGCGCTGCAATACAATAATCGAACCCTCGACGGCCTTCTCGTTCCCCCCGACGTTGCCCAAAGTATTCAAATTGCCGCCCAGGCCGGATATCCGGTGATTACCGTCCCCGCCGGTACCAGTCCCGAGTCGGGCATGCCCTATGGGCTGGCCATTATGAATACCGCTTTCTCAGAGCCGACTCTGATCAAATATGCAAGTGCAATTGAGGACCTGCAGAAGAGCTCGGGCACAGAATGGCAGCGTACTCTTCCTGAGTGGCGCGGCTATCTGGTGCGTAATCTGCCTGTTCCTTTCTAG
- a CDS encoding putative fructose-bisphosphate aldolase: protein MPLTDNRALRILDHASENHYGVPAMCCYNVEGILATVRAAEAKRSPAMILLFPWAVHYADGILVHAAAEAARNASVPITVHMDHAQTPEIIRRAADLGGFDSIMVDMSHYEKAENLALTRELVAYCHERGIATEAEPGRIEGGEDGIADTADLEGLLTTPEESQEFVDTGIDWLAPAFGNVHGEYGPRGIQLEYERLQSINQAVGKQVRLVLHGADPFTKEIFQKCIDCGVSKININKVLNNEYIKVQQEKAGKVPLTTLLEEATNAMQKAVERCMDMLESTGRYP from the coding sequence ATGCCTCTCACAGACAATCGCGCCCTGCGCATTCTCGACCATGCCTCCGAGAACCACTACGGAGTACCCGCCATGTGCTGCTATAATGTAGAAGGCATTCTGGCCACCGTCCGCGCTGCCGAAGCCAAGCGCTCACCCGCCAtgatcctcctcttcccctggGCCGTACACTACGCAGATGGGATCCTCGTGCACGCCGCCGCCGAAGCCGCGCGCAATGCATCGGTTCCCATCACCGTCCACATGGACCACGCGCAAACGCCCGAGATCATCCGCCGGGCCGCCGACCTCGGCGGATTCGACAGTATCATGGTCGACATGTCACACTATGAAAAGGCGGAGAACCTGGCCTTGACGCGCGAACTGGTGGCCTATTGTCATGAGCGGGGGATTGCGACGGAGGCGGAGCCCGGGCGTATCGAAGGTGGTGAGGATGGAATTGCCGACACGGCGGATCTGGAGGGTCTGTTGACGACGCCGGAGGAGAGTCAGGAGTTTGTGGATACCGGGATTGACTGGTTGGCGCCGGCTTTTGGAAATGTGCATGGCGAGTACGGTCCTCGTGGGATCCAGTTGGAGTATGAGCGATTGCAGTCGATCAATCAGGCGGTGGGGAAACAGGTGCGGTTGGTGCTGCATGGAGCAGATCCGTTTACCAAGGAGATCTTTCAAAAGTGCATTGATTGTGGAGTCTCCAAGATCAATATCAACAAGGTCTTGAATAATGAGTATATCAAGGTGCAGCAGGAAAAGGCGGGCAAGGTGCCGTTGACGACCTTGCTGGAAGAAGCTACCAATGCCATGCAGAAGGCGGTTGAGCGATGCATGGACATGCTCGAGTCGACTGGAAGATACCCGTGA
- a CDS encoding putative pectin lyase A — protein sequence MKFTALIAAFAAQAAAISVSGAAEGFAKGVTGGGSASPVYPQTTSELVSYLGDSQPRVIVLTKTFDFRGTEGTAKSSGCSPWGTNSKCQIAINQNNWCKNYEPNAPTVGSISYDKAGVLGITVASRKTLIGQGSAGVIKGKGLRIVSGANNIIIQNVAITDINPQYVWGGDAITIDNSDMVWIDHVTTARIGRQHIVLGTSASKRVTISNSYIDGRSDWSATCNGYHYWGIYLDGSNDYVTLKGNYIYHTSGRSPKVQGNTVLHAVNNYWYDNGGHAFEIGSGGYVLAEGNVFQNVANILDTSMDGKLFTSPSDGANKACSSALGRSCVINGFGSSGKFSSADSSFLSKFKGQNIASAALYTSVVASVNAKAGQGKL from the exons ATGAAATTCACTGCCTTGATCGCAGCCTTCGCTGCGCAGGCCGCTGCCATCAGTGTCTCCGGCGCTGCTGAGGGTTTCGCCAAGGGTGTGACCGGCGGTGGCTCTGCGAGCCCTGTCTATCCCCAGACTACTTCCGAGCTGGTCTCGTACTTGGGCGACAGCCAGCCCCGTGTCATTGTTCTGACCAAGACTTTTGACTTCCGCGGCACTGAGGGAACTGCTAAGAGCAGTGGATGCTCTCCCTGGGGCACCAACTCCAAGTGTCAGATCGCCATCAACCAGAACAACTGGTGCAAGAACTATGAGCCAAACGCCCCGACCGTCGGCTCCATCTCCTA TGACAAGGCTGGTGTTCTTGGTATCACCGTTGCCTCCCGCAAGACTCTCATCGGCCAGGGCTCCGCCGGTGTGATCAAGGGCAAGGGTCTGCGTATCGTCAGCGGCGCGAACAACATCATTATCCA GAATGTTGCTATCACCGACATCAACCCTCAATACGTCTGGGGTGGTGATGCTATCACCATCGACAACAGTGATATGGTCTGGATTGACCACGTCACCACCGCTCGCATCGGTCGTCAGCACATCGTCCTCGGTACCTCGGCCTCCAAGCGTGTGACCATCTCCAACAGCTACATTGATGGTCGCAGCGACTGGTCCGCCACCTGCAATGGCTACCACTACTGGGGTATCTACCTGGATGGTTCCAACGACTATGTCACCTTGAAGGGCAACTACATCTACCACACCAGCGGTCGCTCCCCTAAGGTCCAGGGCAACACCGTTCTGCACGCC GTCAACAACTACTGGTACGACAACGGCGGTCACGCCTTCGAGATCGGCTCTGGTGGCTACGTCCTCGCCGAGGGCAACGTCTTCCAGAATGTCGCCAACATCCTCGACACCAGCATGGACGGCAAGCTGTTCACTTCTCCCTCTGATGGTGCCAACAAGGCCTGCAGCAGCGCCCTCGGCCGCTCATGCGTGATCAACGGATTCGGAAGCTCCGGCAAGTTCAGCTCCGCTGACTCCAGCTTCTTGTCCAAGTTCAAGGGCCAGAACATCGCCTCTGCTGCTCTTTATACTTCGGTTGTCGCGAGCGTCAACGCCAAGGCCGGTCAGGGCAAGCTGTGA
- a CDS encoding Succinate dehydrogenase [ubiquinone] iron-sulfur subunit — MASLRTTSRLFAASRPLFRPASFARTYATVDSNVSETPKMKTFKIYRWNPDTPTEKPTMQSYELDLNKTGPMMLDALIRIKNELDPTLTFRRSCREGICGSCAMNIDGVNTLACLCRIPTETTKESRIYPLPHTYVVKDLVPDLTLFYKQYKSIKPYLQRDTPSPDGLENRQSPEDRRKLDGLYECILCACCSTSCPSYWWNQEEYLGPAILLQSYRWLVDSRDEKTAERKAALDNSMSVYRCHTILNCTRTCPKGLNPGRAIAETKKMLAA, encoded by the exons ATGGCTTCCCTCCGCACCACTTCTCGACTCTTCGCTGCGTCGCGGCCTTTGTTCCGCCCAGCCAGCTTCGCTCGCACCTATGCGACCGTCGACAGCAATGTCTCCGAGACCCCCAAGATGAAGACCTTCAAGATCTACCGCTGGAACCCGGACACCCCGACCGAGAAGCCCACCATGCAGTCGTATGAGCTCGACCTGAACAAAACCGGTCCCATGATGCTGGATGCTCTTATTCGCATCAAGAACGAGCTTGACCCAACTCTCACTTTCCGTCGATCCTGCCGTGAGGGTATCTGCGGTTCCTGCGCCATGAACATTGACGGTGTCAACACCTTGGCTTGCTTGT GCCGTATTCCCACCGAGACCACCAAGGAGTCTCGCATCTACCCTTTGCCGCACACCTACGTCGTCAAGGATCTTGTACCGGACTTGACTCTCTTCTACAAGCAGTACAAGTCTATCAAGCCTTACCTTCAGCGTGATACTCCCAGCCCTGAT GGTCTTGAGAACCGCCAGAGCCCCGAGGACCGTAGGAAGCTTGACGGTCTCTACGAGTGCATCCTCTGTGCCTGCTGTTCGACTTCTTGCCCCTCGTACTGGTGGAACCAGGAGGAGTATCTCGGTCCCGCCATCCTGCTCCAGTCTTACCGCTGGCTGGTTGACTCTCGTGACGAGAAGACTGCTGAGCGCAAGGCTGCTCTCGACAACAGCATGAGCGTGTACCGCTGCCACACCATCCTGAACTGCACGCGGACTTGCCCCAAGGGCCTGAACCCTGGCCGCGCTATCGccgagaccaagaagatgCTCGCCGCGTAG